The DNA region CCAACTAAAAAGGATGATCGCATACATGGGAATTCATACGTACTTCAGGTCTCTAAACGATCTCGAACGCATTATCCGCACGCCTGGCAAATTCAAGTTTGAAGAACACAGTGTATCCGCACACTCCTGGAAAGTTGTGCAGTACGCCAAAACGCTCGCCGATATTGAAGAACAACACGGCGTCAGCATCGATTGGAAGAAGTTATACGAAATCACCAGCAGCCATGATTATGGCGAAATCTTCATCGGTGATATTAAAACACCGGTCAAGCATTACTCTCTGGAGCTGCGTTCGATGCTGCAACAAGTGGAAGAAGGCATGGTTGAGCATTTTATTAACGAAAATATTCCTGAAGAATTCCAGCCGATTTTCCGCAGACAGCTGCGTGAAGGCAAAGATAACTCTGTCGAAGGACTTATTCTGGAAGTGGCCGACAAAATGGATCAGGTGTACGAAGCGTTTGCTGAACTGCAACGTGGCAACACCGAAAAGGAATTTATCGTGATGTACCGATATGCCCTGATCAAAATCAAAAATATTGACCTCCACTGTGTACACTATTTTCTCCAGCATATTCTCCCCGACATCATTGAGGAAGGCAACCGTTCCCCATTTGATATCCGCCAAATCACGGAAGAGGCCTTGTCCCAATAATCAGCTCCAGTCATCGTGGTTCTTCAAGGGCCATGGACAGGGCTTTTTTTCGTTATTGTAACTGTTGGCGATACTC from Paenibacillus sp. JNUCC-31 includes:
- a CDS encoding YfbR-like 5'-deoxynucleotidase; this encodes MGIHTYFRSLNDLERIIRTPGKFKFEEHSVSAHSWKVVQYAKTLADIEEQHGVSIDWKKLYEITSSHDYGEIFIGDIKTPVKHYSLELRSMLQQVEEGMVEHFINENIPEEFQPIFRRQLREGKDNSVEGLILEVADKMDQVYEAFAELQRGNTEKEFIVMYRYALIKIKNIDLHCVHYFLQHILPDIIEEGNRSPFDIRQITEEALSQ